In one window of Chryseobacterium viscerum DNA:
- a CDS encoding phosphoribosylformylglycinamidine synthase: protein MSNNKRIFVEKRGIFDVESPKIFDEVKAVVPAVQSVKVYNVYDIFNLNDGEFEKVVNNTFVDPVTDILHTENPAKAIHFGMEFLPGQYDQRADSAQQCIALLTENEKSKVRSGKLIEFEGVSEADLAKIKDLLINKVESQEKDLSILDIPADETPSKVIIHENFINFNDAELENFYNNHGFALGLDDLKFIQEYFKTEERNPTETELKVLDTYWSDHCRHTTFETQLSDIQFEGQFKHTLETIFNDYIEKRKFLGRELKPISLMDLATVCGKYFHKTGNLDNLVISDEINACTIQIEAEYDGKKEPWYLLFKNETHNHPTEIEPFGGASTCLGGAIRDPLSGRSFVFQAMRLTGAADVLESVDKTLPGKLPQKTITKQAANGYSSYGNQIGLATTMVSEIYDEGYKAKRMEVGFVTGAVPVDWVRREKPENGDSIIILGGATGRDGVGGASGSSKEQDETSIHTMSSEVQKGNAVEERKIQRLFRNPEVTKLIKKSNDFGAGGVSVAIGEIADSLEVNLDVLPLKYEGLNGTELAISESQERMAVVVDTQDKEKFIKFCEAENIVAVEVAKVTDSGRMQMFWKGDKIVDLSRAFLDTNGCSKSQEVKITHLEEVKEETKEFTAENFLNILKDKNVASQKGLLEMFDSSIGATTVAMPLGGKYQQTLMEGSVQTLPILGAKDIKTVSLASWGFDAEISKQNSLLGSSYAVVESVAKIVAMGGDYKNIRLSFQEYFEKLGQNPEKWGKPLASLLGAYDAQINLGLAAIGGKDSMSGTYQDLNVPPTLISFACANGDKENIISPELKNAGNKLYFFNHIAQESGLPNYNALKEVFEFIFENIKAGKIVSVKTVKEGGLAVALAKMSFGNRLGAEINADETVLLAKNIGSLIIEAKEELHSVALQLIGEVKDSGIVKINGLESNITDLVAANTNTFENLFPTVEKEKITVEIDEKSNSIHPRNIIIKKHGIAQPKVFAPVFPGTNCEYDTLNAFQKEGAIVSSLPLININHQLLDESIDAWVEEIRTSQILAFSGGFSAGDEPDGSAKFIVNVLKNEKMKNAVHELLDRDGMIIGICNGFQALVKSGLLPYGRIKDLDENSPTLAHNAIRRHISQMVTVQVVNDESPWLKGMKGQTFTIPISHGEGRFMASEEEIKKLYENGQIATQYIDLDGNIAHGMPFNPNNSLFGIEGVTSPCGKIYGRMGHPERFAEGLMKNIPTANYHNIFKNGVEYFK, encoded by the coding sequence ATGTCTAATAACAAAAGAATTTTCGTAGAAAAAAGAGGAATTTTCGATGTTGAAAGTCCAAAAATTTTTGATGAAGTAAAAGCGGTGGTTCCGGCTGTTCAAAGCGTGAAAGTATACAATGTGTACGATATTTTCAATCTGAATGACGGAGAATTTGAAAAAGTGGTGAACAACACTTTCGTAGACCCTGTTACTGATATTTTACACACAGAAAACCCTGCAAAAGCTATTCATTTCGGAATGGAGTTTTTGCCGGGACAGTATGATCAGAGAGCAGATTCTGCACAGCAGTGTATTGCATTGCTTACAGAAAATGAAAAATCAAAAGTAAGAAGTGGAAAACTGATCGAATTTGAAGGAGTTTCTGAAGCAGATTTGGCTAAAATCAAAGACCTTCTGATCAACAAAGTGGAATCTCAGGAAAAAGACTTGTCAATTCTGGATATTCCTGCTGACGAAACACCGTCAAAAGTAATCATTCACGAAAACTTCATCAATTTCAATGATGCGGAACTGGAGAATTTCTATAACAACCACGGTTTTGCATTAGGATTAGACGACTTGAAATTCATTCAGGAATACTTCAAAACTGAAGAAAGAAATCCTACAGAAACAGAATTAAAAGTATTAGACACGTATTGGAGCGACCACTGTCGTCACACGACTTTCGAAACACAGTTGTCAGACATTCAGTTTGAAGGTCAGTTCAAACACACATTGGAAACTATTTTCAATGATTATATCGAAAAAAGAAAATTCTTAGGCCGTGAGCTGAAGCCAATTTCTTTAATGGATCTGGCAACAGTATGCGGTAAATATTTCCATAAAACAGGAAATCTGGATAATCTTGTTATTTCAGACGAGATTAATGCATGTACCATTCAGATTGAAGCAGAATACGACGGTAAAAAAGAACCTTGGTATTTATTATTCAAAAACGAAACACACAATCACCCTACAGAAATTGAACCTTTTGGAGGAGCATCCACTTGTTTGGGAGGTGCTATCAGAGACCCATTATCCGGAAGATCTTTTGTTTTCCAGGCTATGAGATTAACAGGTGCTGCAGACGTTTTAGAATCTGTTGACAAAACATTACCAGGGAAATTACCTCAGAAAACCATTACAAAGCAGGCTGCTAACGGATATTCGTCTTACGGTAACCAGATCGGTCTTGCCACTACAATGGTTTCTGAAATCTATGACGAAGGATACAAAGCCAAGAGAATGGAAGTAGGTTTCGTTACCGGAGCTGTTCCTGTAGATTGGGTAAGACGTGAGAAACCTGAAAACGGTGATTCAATCATCATTTTAGGAGGTGCAACAGGTCGTGACGGAGTAGGAGGAGCAAGCGGAAGTTCAAAAGAGCAGGACGAAACTTCTATCCACACCATGAGTTCTGAAGTTCAGAAAGGAAATGCTGTAGAAGAGCGTAAAATCCAGAGATTGTTCAGAAACCCTGAAGTAACGAAGCTGATCAAAAAATCAAACGACTTCGGAGCAGGAGGTGTTTCTGTAGCGATTGGCGAAATTGCAGACTCTTTAGAAGTAAACCTTGACGTATTACCTTTAAAATATGAAGGATTAAACGGAACCGAACTGGCTATTTCTGAATCTCAGGAAAGAATGGCGGTGGTAGTAGATACTCAGGATAAAGAAAAATTCATCAAATTCTGTGAAGCTGAAAATATTGTTGCCGTAGAAGTAGCAAAAGTGACAGATTCCGGAAGAATGCAGATGTTCTGGAAAGGAGACAAGATTGTAGACCTTTCAAGAGCTTTCTTAGACACCAACGGATGTTCAAAATCTCAGGAAGTGAAAATCACTCACCTTGAAGAAGTAAAAGAAGAAACAAAAGAGTTCACAGCAGAAAACTTCCTGAATATCTTAAAAGATAAAAACGTAGCTTCTCAAAAAGGACTGCTTGAAATGTTTGACTCTTCAATTGGAGCAACTACAGTAGCAATGCCTTTAGGTGGAAAGTACCAGCAAACCCTGATGGAAGGAAGTGTACAGACACTACCGATATTAGGAGCAAAAGATATTAAAACCGTTTCTTTGGCAAGCTGGGGATTCGATGCTGAAATCTCAAAACAAAACTCACTGTTAGGATCATCTTACGCGGTAGTGGAGAGTGTTGCGAAGATTGTAGCGATGGGAGGTGATTATAAAAACATCAGACTAAGCTTCCAGGAATACTTCGAGAAATTAGGTCAAAACCCGGAAAAATGGGGTAAACCTTTAGCTTCACTTTTAGGAGCCTATGATGCTCAGATCAATTTAGGTCTTGCTGCCATCGGAGGTAAAGATTCCATGAGTGGAACGTATCAGGATCTGAATGTTCCACCAACCTTGATTTCTTTTGCATGCGCTAACGGAGATAAAGAAAATATCATTTCTCCTGAATTGAAAAATGCAGGAAACAAACTGTATTTCTTCAATCATATCGCTCAGGAAAGTGGACTTCCAAACTATAATGCTTTAAAAGAAGTTTTTGAATTCATTTTTGAAAACATCAAAGCAGGAAAAATTGTTTCTGTGAAAACAGTAAAAGAAGGAGGTCTTGCAGTAGCTTTAGCAAAAATGAGTTTCGGAAACAGATTAGGGGCTGAAATCAATGCTGATGAAACTGTTTTATTGGCTAAAAATATCGGTAGCTTAATCATCGAAGCAAAAGAAGAATTACACTCGGTTGCTCTTCAGCTTATCGGAGAAGTGAAAGATTCAGGTATTGTAAAAATCAATGGTCTTGAATCAAACATTACAGACCTTGTAGCTGCTAATACCAATACATTCGAGAACCTTTTCCCGACTGTAGAAAAAGAAAAGATCACTGTTGAAATTGATGAAAAATCAAATTCAATCCATCCAAGAAATATCATCATTAAAAAACACGGAATTGCACAGCCTAAAGTTTTCGCTCCGGTATTCCCTGGAACAAACTGTGAGTATGATACGCTGAATGCATTCCAGAAAGAAGGCGCTATAGTAAGCAGTTTACCTTTGATCAATATCAATCACCAGTTATTGGATGAAAGCATTGATGCATGGGTAGAAGAGATCAGAACATCTCAGATTCTGGCATTCTCAGGAGGTTTCTCTGCAGGAGATGAGCCGGATGGTTCTGCAAAATTCATCGTTAACGTTCTGAAAAACGAGAAAATGAAAAATGCAGTTCATGAATTATTAGACAGAGACGGGATGATCATCGGGATCTGTAACGGATTCCAGGCACTTGTGAAGTCAGGACTGCTGCCATACGGAAGAATCAAAGACTTGGATGAAAACTCTCCAACGCTAGCTCACAACGCGATCAGAAGACATATCTCTCAGATGGTAACAGTACAAGTAGTGAATGACGAAAGCCCTTGGTTAAAAGGAATGAAAGGTCAGACTTTCACCATTCCGATTTCCCATGGAGAAGGACGTTTCATGGCTTCAGAAGAAGAAATCAAAAAGCTGTATGAAAACGGACAGATTGCAACTCAATATATTGATCTTGATGGAAACATTGCTCACGGAATGCCATTCAACCCGAATAATTCATTATTCGGAATTGAAGGAGTTACCAGCCCATGCGGAAAGATCTACGGAAGAATGGGACACCCGGAACGATTTGCTGAAGGTCTCATGAAAAATATACCAACCGCGAATTATCACAACATATTCAAAAACGGTGTTGAATACTTCAAATAA
- a CDS encoding ribonuclease inhibitor, producing MLNTSNNNTRKMIVIHGGHFSSLAGFYEEVSNVLMKDADWKVGTLDGFDDILYGGFGVIEGKEEIEIIWKESEKSKQDLGFDATREFYNNKIRQGKSFNIELIQQKLDDLTEGKGQTLFEILVEIIQSHSNIALKLE from the coding sequence GTGTTGAATACTTCAAATAACAATACAAGAAAAATGATCGTCATCCATGGCGGTCATTTTTCGTCTTTAGCCGGTTTCTACGAAGAAGTTTCCAATGTTCTGATGAAAGATGCAGATTGGAAAGTGGGAACTCTTGACGGTTTTGATGATATTCTCTACGGAGGTTTCGGAGTAATAGAAGGAAAAGAAGAAATTGAAATCATCTGGAAAGAATCAGAGAAATCAAAACAAGACCTTGGTTTTGATGCCACTCGTGAATTCTACAACAATAAAATCAGACAGGGAAAATCATTCAACATAGAATTGATTCAGCAGAAATTAGATGATTTGACCGAAGGAAAAGGGCAGACTCTTTTTGAAATTCTGGTGGAAATTATACAGTCACATAGCAATATTGCATTGAAGCTGGAATGA
- a CDS encoding SGNH/GDSL hydrolase family protein encodes MKKIIYGLFFGDSITYGEYDGVFGGWVDILKRYALQQFHEGNGDELILFNLGIGGETTEGLLKRIPHELSARNSADGNLVFLSYGANDLAIKDGIQIVDSEKFKNNMTTAIAHAKEFSNEIYLVSILPFSQKIDGVVVSSGKLRTNGEVVIYNQILKDLASEHSLGYIDFYSAFLEDKEILLSADGVHPNEKGYGMMAEVAIPIIEKYL; translated from the coding sequence ATGAAGAAAATTATTTATGGGCTGTTCTTCGGTGACAGCATTACTTATGGAGAATATGACGGTGTTTTTGGAGGCTGGGTAGATATTTTGAAAAGATATGCCTTGCAGCAATTTCACGAAGGAAATGGAGATGAACTGATCTTATTCAATTTGGGAATCGGAGGAGAGACTACCGAAGGATTACTGAAAAGAATTCCCCACGAACTCAGTGCCAGAAATTCTGCTGATGGAAACCTTGTTTTTTTAAGTTACGGAGCCAACGACCTTGCGATAAAAGACGGGATACAGATTGTAGATTCTGAAAAATTTAAAAACAACATGACTACTGCCATCGCGCACGCCAAAGAATTTTCCAACGAAATTTATCTTGTGAGCATTCTCCCTTTTTCTCAAAAAATAGATGGAGTAGTGGTAAGCTCAGGCAAATTAAGAACAAATGGGGAAGTTGTTATCTATAACCAGATCCTTAAAGATCTTGCCTCAGAACATTCACTGGGGTATATTGATTTTTATTCTGCTTTCCTTGAAGATAAAGAGATTCTATTATCTGCAGACGGAGTGCACCCCAACGAAAAAGGCTATGGAATGATGGCTGAGGTAGCTATACCAATTATCGAAAAATATTTATAA
- a CDS encoding gamma-glutamylcyclotransferase family protein codes for MPNLFSYGTLQKEQVQMETFGRLLQGEKDVLSGYKLNSIEITDPEVLRKSGQKYHPVLQFSGNDEDLIEGVLFEVTEAEILQADEYEVDDYKRIETVFKSGKKGFIYVGK; via the coding sequence ATGCCCAATTTATTTTCTTACGGAACCTTACAGAAAGAGCAGGTTCAAATGGAAACCTTTGGAAGACTTTTACAAGGTGAAAAAGATGTCTTATCAGGATATAAACTAAACAGTATTGAAATTACAGATCCTGAAGTACTGCGGAAAAGCGGTCAGAAATACCATCCTGTACTTCAGTTTTCGGGGAATGATGAAGACCTGATAGAAGGAGTGCTTTTTGAAGTAACAGAAGCGGAAATCCTTCAGGCAGATGAATATGAAGTGGATGACTACAAAAGAATTGAAACTGTTTTTAAATCCGGGAAAAAAGGGTTTATCTATGTCGGGAAGTAG